In Quercus robur chromosome 11, dhQueRobu3.1, whole genome shotgun sequence, the following proteins share a genomic window:
- the LOC126705045 gene encoding B3 domain-containing transcription factor VRN1-like: MASRPRTRRMGVESTDKRERRCKYPTRDPETFFKIVLNEKILRLPEIFLQKFGDQLSSIATVNGPNGRVWQLGLEKDENGTWFSDGWDKFLDYHSISNGHILIFKYEGNSTFNVLFMFDMTAGKIDYPIDSLSSDAEPNSVANEEEEKDFGYNDISVSTTYSPSQNSLESWSSDEYFSQGVLKKRNKYTTWTDRKKRHIRKGACSGGQAATQSCDKCGHHKESEFAKFDEEAAKTPKEDSLLTAEVDDFSATSGFSKFSKTIQAARKRARKAADMFQSEYPFFKAILRRHNIYNSFVYVPAGFAMKYLPSESITLQDSEGKQFPARCFYREGSGAGRSIGKGWATFAREHDLEEGDVLVFELINRETIVLEVHIFRAIDYSGM, from the exons ATGGCGTCTAGGCCAAGGACTCGGCGCATGGGAGTGGAGTCCACAGACAAGCGTGAACGGCGTTGCAAGTATCCCACAAGGGATCCCGAGACTTTCTTCAAGATTGTTCTCAACGAAAAGATACTT AGGTTgccagaaatttttttacagaAATTTGGGgaccaactttcttctattgcTACAGTCAATGGTCCCAATGGTCGGGTTTGGCAATTGGGTTTGGAGAAAGATGAAAATGGCACTTGGTTTAGTGATGGCTGGGACAAGTTTTTGGATTACCACTCTATCAGTAATGGCCATATTTTAATCttcaaatatgaaggaaattcaacTTTCAATGTTCTTTTTATGTTCGATATGACTGCTGGCAAGATTGATTATCCCATTGACAGTCTAAGTAGCGATGCTGAACCTAATTCAGTAGCGAATGAAGAAGAGGAGAAAGATTTTGGGTATAATGATATATCGGTTTCAACTACTTATAGCCCTTCCCAGAACTCTTTAGAAAGTTGGTCTTCTGATGAGTATTTTAGTCAAGGAGTACTCAAAAAGCGTAATAAATATACAACTTGGACTGATAGAAAGAAAAGGCACATAAGAAAGGGTGCATGTAGTGGTGGACAAGCAGCTACTCAATCCTGTGATAAATGTGGCCATCACAAAGAAAGTGAATTTGCAAAATTTGATGAGGAAGCTGCAAAAACTCCTAAGGAAGACAG TTTGCTAACTGCAGAAGTAGATGACTTTTCAGCAACTTCTgggttttccaaattttctaaAACGATCCAAGCAGCAAGGAAAAGGGCAAGAAAAGCTGCCGATATGTTTCAGTCTGAATATCCTTTTTTCAAAGCTATCTTGCGGCGTCATAACATATATAATAGTTTTGTG tatgTGCCTGCTGGATTTGCTATGAAGTATCTTCCTTCAGAGTCCATCACACTTCAGGATTCTGAGGGGAAACAGTTCCCTGCACGATGCTTCTATAGAGAGGGTTCAGGTGCAGGAAGGAGTATAGGCAAGGGATGGGCTACATTTGCTAGGGAACATGATTTGGAAGAAGGAGATGTCCTTGTCTTTGAGCTGATCAACCGGGAGACTATTGTCTTAGAAGTTCACATATTTCGTGCGATTGATTATTCAGGGATGTAA
- the LOC126705947 gene encoding B3 domain-containing protein REM20-like has protein sequence MVKNMSSTTTKRCTRFFKVFLPEYCSERLRIPDAFVSQLDRSVPKKAILRSGNRKIWHVKVGKISDGVFFLSGWQEFVKDNLIKLGDFLVFQYNGHDVFGFKLFGNSGCEKEEIETHVSINNRFEYIKEEEEEAEETEEEENDSDNDDDEDYEDEVRNKKKKAKNIRKKRPWTKYCDRGQKKIVWKISRGLGKLVL, from the exons ATGGTGAAGAACATGAGCAGCACCACCACAAAGAGATGCACTAGATTCTTCAAAGTGTTCCTACCAGAGTACTGCTCCGAGAGATTG CGTATTCCAGATGCTTTCGTCTCACAATTAGACAGATCTGTGCCTAAGAAGGCCATACTCAGAAGTGGTAATAGGAAAATCTGGCATGTGAAGGTGGGAAAAATTAGTGATGGTGTGTTTTTCCTAAGTGGTTGGCAGGAATTTGTTAAAGATAATCTTATAAAGCTAGGAGATTTTTTGGTTTTCCAATACAATGGTCATGATGTGTTTGGTTTCAAATTATTTGGGAATTCTGGGTGTGAGAAGGAAGAGATTGAAACTCATGTAAGCATTAATAATAGATTTGAATACataaaggaggaggaggaggaagcagAGGAGACggaagaggaagaaaatgatAGTGACAATGATGACGATGAGGATTATGAGGATGAAGTgagaaacaagaagaaaaaggcaaaaaataTCCGCAAGAAAAGGCCATGGACTAAATATTGTGATAGAGGACAGAAAAAGATTGTATGGAAAATCAGCA GAGGTTTAGGAAAATTGGTGCTGTGA
- the LOC126707140 gene encoding uncharacterized protein LOC126707140: MATLSPPTITATSTTTIASSRRMKKNVNYITGLNSFGGLKAHNSVASLGLPVCTEQSFAKVVSSLKVPSKSKGRGGGALSSTCNAAGEIFKIAVIMNALTLVGVAVGFVLLRIEAFVEESE; encoded by the coding sequence ATGGCCACACTATCTCCACCCACCATTACGGCTACTTCTACTACTACCATTGCCAGCTCTAGGAGGATGAAGAAGAATGTGAATTACATAACAGGGTTGAACTCTTTTGGTGGGTTGAAGGCTCACAACAGTGTAGCCTCACTAGGCCTTCCTGTATGCACTGAGCAATCCTTTGCTAAGGTTGTGAGCTCCTTGAAAGTTCCATCGAAGAGCAAAGGTAGAGGTGGGGGAGCTCTATCTTCGACCTGTAATGCTGCTGGTGAGATATTCAAGATTGCAGTCATCATGAATGCGCTGACTCTTGTTGGAGTGGCAGTGGGGTTTGTTCTTCTTCGAATTGAAGCTTTCGTTGAAGAGTCTGAgtga